A single window of Enterobacteriaceae bacterium ESL0689 DNA harbors:
- a CDS encoding DUF1493 family protein, with amino-acid sequence MATYYPEVVFSWNPFKKPEPIDVPEFTIDMFIQSAKAGHWLYR; translated from the coding sequence ATTGCGACATACTACCCGGAAGTTGTTTTCTCATGGAATCCTTTTAAAAAGCCTGAGCCCATAGATGTGCCGGAATTTACTATTGATATGTTCATCCAGTCAGCAAAAGCCGGACATTGGCTATATCGCTGA
- the tpiA gene encoding triose-phosphate isomerase: MRHPFVMGNWKLNGSHHMVNELVTGLRKELAGVADCIVAIAPPEVYITQAKQIAAGSHIQLGAQNVDLHLSGAYTGETSAAMLKDVGVGYVIIGHSERRTYHKESDDLIAQKFAVVKEQGLTPVLCIGETEAENESGKTQEVCARQIDAVLKTQGAAAFTGAVIAYEPVWAIGTGKSATPAQAQAVHKFIRDHIAKADAQVAKQLIIQYGGSVNADNAAELFTQPDIDGALVGGASLKAEAFAVIVKAAEAAKKG; this comes from the coding sequence ATGCGACATCCTTTCGTGATGGGTAACTGGAAACTGAACGGTAGCCACCATATGGTCAACGAACTGGTGACCGGTTTACGTAAAGAACTGGCAGGCGTTGCCGATTGTATCGTGGCTATCGCCCCACCAGAAGTATATATCACCCAGGCTAAACAGATAGCCGCCGGTAGTCATATTCAGTTAGGCGCACAGAATGTTGACCTGCACCTGTCTGGTGCCTATACGGGGGAAACCTCCGCCGCGATGTTAAAAGATGTGGGGGTCGGTTATGTCATTATCGGCCATTCAGAACGTCGTACTTACCATAAAGAATCCGATGATCTTATCGCGCAGAAATTTGCTGTGGTTAAAGAGCAGGGGCTGACACCGGTACTCTGTATTGGTGAAACCGAAGCCGAGAATGAATCAGGTAAAACTCAGGAAGTGTGCGCCCGACAAATCGACGCCGTCCTGAAAACGCAGGGGGCAGCCGCATTTACCGGGGCCGTGATTGCTTATGAACCGGTATGGGCGATTGGCACCGGCAAATCGGCCACACCCGCGCAGGCGCAGGCGGTGCATAAATTCATTCGTGATCATATTGCAAAAGCAGATGCGCAGGTCGCGAAGCAGCTTATCATCCAGTACGGTGGCTCGGTAAATGCCGACAATGCCGCCGAACTGTTCACTCAGCCAGACATTGATGGTGCCCTGGTGGGAGGAGCTTCCCTGAAAGCAGAGGCATTTGCGGTAATTGTCAAAGCGGCCGAAGCAGCGAAAAAAGGTTAA
- a CDS encoding creatininase family protein, whose translation MKKVMLNEFTGEEIRTLLQSNDNIIALVSFGSCENHADHLPLGPDYFFPEEVARRVAAQTENAIVVPCTPFGTSLHYDAYPMAISLRFETNIMLAEDIFNSLIHHGIKRIVVINGHDGNIPAIEIAARNVKDKNRDVSLIFIPAWWDMVGKKLGNDFFDSWNGSGLGHGGEGETSAMMAIRPDLVDLSKAKNQIPADVFDDYGITYIWDISEISATGATGAPQYATKEKGEKIINCLVTSIVELIKRLNAHDWKYARRK comes from the coding sequence ATGAAAAAGGTTATGCTAAATGAATTTACCGGCGAAGAGATAAGAACTTTGCTGCAATCTAACGACAATATTATTGCGCTAGTGAGTTTTGGCAGCTGTGAAAACCACGCCGACCATTTGCCGCTGGGCCCCGACTACTTCTTCCCGGAAGAGGTTGCCCGAAGAGTCGCGGCGCAAACAGAGAACGCGATTGTCGTGCCCTGTACCCCCTTTGGCACCTCGCTACACTATGATGCCTACCCGATGGCGATATCGCTTCGTTTTGAAACCAATATTATGTTAGCGGAAGATATTTTCAATAGTCTGATTCATCATGGCATTAAACGGATCGTGGTGATTAATGGTCATGATGGCAATATTCCGGCCATTGAAATAGCAGCGAGAAATGTCAAAGATAAAAACCGGGATGTCAGCCTGATCTTTATTCCCGCATGGTGGGATATGGTAGGTAAAAAGCTGGGTAATGACTTCTTTGACAGCTGGAACGGCTCAGGACTGGGACACGGTGGTGAGGGAGAAACTTCAGCGATGATGGCCATACGCCCGGATCTGGTGGATCTCAGTAAAGCAAAAAATCAAATCCCTGCCGATGTATTTGATGATTATGGCATCACCTATATCTGGGATATCTCGGAAATTAGTGCCACTGGGGCCACCGGTGCGCCACAATATGCCACCAAAGAGAAAGGCGAGAAAATTATTAACTGCCTGGTGACCAGCATCGTCGAGTTAATAAAACGCCTGAATGCCCATGACTGGAAATATGCCAGAAGAAAATAA
- a CDS encoding amino acid permease, with protein sequence MISIGGVIGAGFFLGAGEAISLTGPSVILAYLFGGIITLFIMMLLAEMAVANPVSGSFQTYAKDAFGPYWGYLTGLTYWFAFLIGPASEAIAAGTFLNMWFPEIPVWIFCLVIACSITAVNMIGVHFFGEVEFWLSLVKIVALVLFIIIALYALGFTPDANLHNFSHSQSGFFAFGLSGFIASMLMVIFSFGGTEAIGTAAGESENPAEDIPKTIKGTVIRILGLYVLSISLLLCVIPWQTAGVSSSPYVDAFGILGGPVAKNIMNFVVLTAALSCIDTGVYATSRMLHSLAQDEHLPEAFARVHPKHKTPNNAIFISSLMLFVGVIISILSPEAYTILASISGFGFIFSWLMISLSHKRMRAINTEKGLIKYRAPCAEIIRPLTILCLLCVMFGQAFTPDGWISLAAGFCWIAVISVYYFIKNRR encoded by the coding sequence ATGATCTCAATAGGCGGCGTGATTGGTGCAGGTTTTTTTCTTGGCGCAGGTGAAGCCATTTCGTTAACCGGGCCGAGTGTTATTTTAGCCTATCTCTTTGGCGGCATAATAACCCTATTTATTATGATGTTACTTGCCGAGATGGCGGTAGCCAATCCGGTCTCTGGCTCTTTTCAAACCTATGCCAAAGATGCCTTTGGGCCCTACTGGGGATATCTGACCGGCCTCACCTACTGGTTTGCCTTTTTAATCGGCCCGGCTTCTGAAGCGATAGCCGCCGGAACGTTTCTGAATATGTGGTTCCCGGAGATACCGGTGTGGATCTTCTGCCTGGTGATTGCCTGCTCAATTACCGCGGTAAATATGATTGGTGTCCACTTTTTTGGTGAAGTTGAATTCTGGTTAAGCCTGGTAAAAATTGTGGCGTTAGTTCTTTTTATCATTATCGCCCTCTATGCTCTGGGCTTTACCCCTGATGCCAACCTGCACAATTTTTCTCATTCACAATCGGGCTTTTTTGCTTTTGGCCTCTCAGGTTTTATCGCCTCTATGCTGATGGTGATTTTCTCCTTTGGCGGTACAGAAGCCATCGGCACCGCTGCCGGAGAGAGTGAAAATCCGGCAGAAGATATTCCGAAAACCATAAAAGGCACGGTTATCAGAATATTAGGGCTGTATGTTCTCTCTATCTCACTGCTGCTGTGCGTCATTCCCTGGCAGACGGCGGGGGTTAGCTCCAGCCCCTATGTTGACGCATTTGGCATATTAGGTGGGCCTGTCGCTAAAAATATCATGAATTTTGTGGTACTGACGGCGGCACTCTCCTGCATCGATACTGGTGTCTATGCCACATCGCGCATGTTGCACTCTTTAGCCCAGGATGAACATTTACCTGAAGCCTTCGCCAGAGTGCATCCAAAACATAAAACACCCAACAATGCCATTTTCATCAGTAGTTTAATGCTGTTTGTTGGCGTCATAATATCGATACTGTCACCGGAAGCCTATACGATTCTGGCCAGCATCTCGGGCTTTGGCTTTATTTTCTCATGGCTGATGATTTCGCTATCACATAAACGCATGCGCGCCATCAACACGGAGAAGGGATTAATTAAATACAGAGCCCCCTGTGCGGAAATAATCAGGCCGTTAACCATTCTCTGCCTGTTATGTGTCATGTTTGGTCAGGCGTTTACCCCCGATGGCTGGATTTCGTTAGCCGCAGGTTTTTGCTGGATAGCGGTAATATCTGTTTATTACTTTATCAAAAACAGGAGATAA
- a CDS encoding IS1 family transposase (programmed frameshift), with translation MAKIDVACPFCQQTEPVKKHGLGKSGFQRYRCQSCCRTFQTDYAYRACHPGMKEQIVDLAMNNAGIRDTARTLHISINAVVRTLKNPAPRCVTTLSLDNLQIQLICEVDEMWSFAGSKKQQRWLWYAWEPRLKRIIAPTFGRRSKKTLRRLLRLLSGFHVAFWCTDNFSAYDILPDKKHIRGKLYTQRIERENLNLRNRLKRLNRKTLGYSKSVEMHDRIIGTFIEREYYV, from the exons ATGGCTAAAATTGATGTAGCATGCCCGTTTTGTCAACAAACCGAACCTGTTAAAAAGCATGGCCTGGGTAAGTCCGGTTTTCAGCGCTATCGTTGTCAGTCATGCTGTCGTACTTTCCAGACCGATTACGCTTATCGAGCCTGCCACCCCGGCATGAAAGAACAAATTGTTGACCTTGCTATGAATAATGCCGGTATCCGTGATACCGCACGGACTCTGCATATCAGCATCAATGCCGTTGTCCGCACTTTAAAAAACC CCGCGCCGCGATGTGTAACCACATTGTCGCTGGATAATCTGCAAATCCAGCTTATCTGCGAAGTGGATGAGATGTGGTCTTTTGCTGGCAGTAAAAAGCAGCAACGCTGGCTGTGGTATGCGTGGGAGCCTCGCCTCAAACGTATTATTGCGCCTACTTTTGGGCGCAGGAGCAAAAAGACACTGCGCAGGTTACTGAGATTACTGTCAGGTTTTCATGTCGCCTTCTGGTGTACCGATAACTTCAGCGCATATGACATACTGCCGGATAAAAAACATATCAGGGGTAAGCTTTACACGCAGAGGATTGAACGGGAAAACCTGAATCTGCGTAACCGCTTAAAGCGACTGAATCGTAAGACCCTGGGGTACTCAAAATCTGTTGAGATGCATGACAGGATCATCGGTACTTTTATTGAGCGCGAATATTATGTTTGA